A genome region from Triticum aestivum cultivar Chinese Spring chromosome 2B, IWGSC CS RefSeq v2.1, whole genome shotgun sequence includes the following:
- the LOC123044080 gene encoding B3 domain-containing protein Os06g0194400 isoform X1: MAEANSYEEQRRRQVEENKRKLEELRLHHLSAAVREAAVKPRLKRKAPKPRDAADDAPPRRSGRIATLPEQPDYRDNLGTGKPRQQKEVKPDHAYAIAKAEELQDELGSDYPTFVKPMPQSLTSLHIPAQFSMEHLPDHRMRMVLVDEEEEEFKVLYRPHSSSLITGWSEFAVDNELVEGDCLVFQLIKRALFKVYIFRASSYYKNEH, from the exons ATGGCTGAAGCGAACTCGTACGAGGAGCAGCGCAGGAGGCAGGTGGAGGAGAACAAGCGGAAGCTGGAGGAGCTGCGCCTGCACCACCTCTCCGCCGCCGTCCGCGAGGCCGCCGTCAAGCCCAGGCTG AAGAGGAAGGCCCCGAAGCCACGGGACGCCGCCGATGACGCCCCGCCCCGGCGTTCCGGCCGTATCGCCACCCTCCCCGAGCAGCCCGACTATCGCGACAAT CTGGGCACCGGGAAACCACGGCAGCAGAAGGAAGTAAAGCCTGATCATGCGTACGCCATCGCCAAGGCCGAAGAGCTACAGGatgagctaggctccgactacccCACCTTTGTCAAACCCATGCCCCAGTCTCTTACCTCGCTG CATATCCCGGCACAGTTCAGCATGGAGCATCTCCCGGACCATCGCATGAGAATGGTTTtggtggatgaggaggaggaggagtttaaGGTGCTTTATCGTCCACACAGTAGCAGTCTTATCACCGGGTGGAGCGAGTTTGCCGTCGACAATGAGCTAGTTGAAGGTGATTGCTTGGTGTTCCAGCTGATCAAGAGGGCATTGTTCAAG GTCTACATATTCAGGGCAAGTTCGTACTATAAAAATGAGCATTAA
- the LOC123044080 gene encoding B3 domain-containing protein Os06g0194400 isoform X2 translates to MAEANSYEEQRRRQVEENKRKLEELRLHHLSAAVREAAVKPRLKRKAPKPRDAADDAPPRRSGRIATLPEQPDYRDNLGTGKPRQQKEVKPDHAYAIAKAEELQDELGSDYPTFVKPMPQSLTSLFSMEHLPDHRMRMVLVDEEEEEFKVLYRPHSSSLITGWSEFAVDNELVEGDCLVFQLIKRALFKVYIFRASSYYKNEH, encoded by the exons ATGGCTGAAGCGAACTCGTACGAGGAGCAGCGCAGGAGGCAGGTGGAGGAGAACAAGCGGAAGCTGGAGGAGCTGCGCCTGCACCACCTCTCCGCCGCCGTCCGCGAGGCCGCCGTCAAGCCCAGGCTG AAGAGGAAGGCCCCGAAGCCACGGGACGCCGCCGATGACGCCCCGCCCCGGCGTTCCGGCCGTATCGCCACCCTCCCCGAGCAGCCCGACTATCGCGACAAT CTGGGCACCGGGAAACCACGGCAGCAGAAGGAAGTAAAGCCTGATCATGCGTACGCCATCGCCAAGGCCGAAGAGCTACAGGatgagctaggctccgactacccCACCTTTGTCAAACCCATGCCCCAGTCTCTTACCTCGCTG TTCAGCATGGAGCATCTCCCGGACCATCGCATGAGAATGGTTTtggtggatgaggaggaggaggagtttaaGGTGCTTTATCGTCCACACAGTAGCAGTCTTATCACCGGGTGGAGCGAGTTTGCCGTCGACAATGAGCTAGTTGAAGGTGATTGCTTGGTGTTCCAGCTGATCAAGAGGGCATTGTTCAAG GTCTACATATTCAGGGCAAGTTCGTACTATAAAAATGAGCATTAA